The uncultured Bacteroides sp. genome has a segment encoding these proteins:
- a CDS encoding porin family protein → MKKIILFFALAVTSLTSYAQKFEIAGTANFWRNTDKNTTSFEVAPELTYELTEKWGIGASVSYGQERENDGIVSTDKVFTFAPYARYTYFDKEIISLFIDGGVGLSKVKSEIGNESETRTGFEAGLKPGVAIKVAERFKFISKIGFLGYKKNYPQAGKAFGFNLSGENIAVGFAYMF, encoded by the coding sequence ATGAAAAAAATTATTCTATTCTTTGCACTGGCTGTAACAAGTCTCACCTCTTATGCTCAAAAGTTTGAAATTGCCGGAACAGCTAACTTCTGGCGCAACACAGACAAAAACACCACATCCTTTGAAGTAGCTCCTGAGCTGACTTATGAGCTGACTGAGAAATGGGGAATTGGAGCATCGGTAAGCTATGGTCAGGAAAGAGAGAACGATGGAATTGTCTCTACAGATAAAGTATTTACATTTGCTCCTTACGCACGTTATACCTATTTTGATAAAGAAATTATCAGCCTGTTTATTGATGGCGGAGTAGGCTTATCTAAAGTAAAATCGGAAATCGGGAATGAGTCAGAAACAAGAACCGGATTTGAAGCTGGTTTAAAACCTGGCGTAGCTATTAAAGTAGCAGAAAGATTTAAGTTTATCTCTAAAATAGGTTTTCTGGGCTATAAGAAGAATTATCCTCAGGCAGGAAAAGCTTTCGGTTTCAATTTGAGCGGTGAGAATATTGCTGTTGGCTTTGCATATATGTTTTAA
- a CDS encoding glycosyl hydrolase family 28 protein, whose product MNKRSIRLTILLLTAFINVQVFAQEKFPDGTPISDWFRKNEVVNIKNLGKAYRITDYGVVNDSTILQTAKIQAVIDKATQEGGGVIVIPQGTYLSSSLFFKPKTHLYLEKDAVLKGSDDISNFPIVETRMEGQTLQYFPALVNADHVNGFTISGEGTLNGNGMRYWKSFWKRRAVNNKCTNMDELRPRLLYVSNSNDVQISGIHIINSPFWTTHFYKCNNVKMLNLYIFSPAAPVKAPSTDGIDIDACNNFLVKNCFISANDDGIALKGGKGTWADQDPNNGSNTNIIIEDCTYGFCHSALTCGSESIHNRNIILRRCTVDKANRLLWLKMRPDTPQKYEYILVEDIKGNANSFIFIKPWNQFFDPKSRKDMPLSYSDNVTMRNINLECEVFFNVKESDKYKLTNFTFENLNIKAKDGKINLNAMNPFILKNVVVNNVKIKNNK is encoded by the coding sequence ATGAACAAAAGAAGCATCAGATTAACAATATTGTTATTAACTGCATTCATTAACGTACAAGTATTTGCACAAGAAAAATTCCCGGATGGAACACCTATTTCTGATTGGTTCAGAAAAAACGAAGTTGTTAATATCAAGAACCTGGGAAAAGCATACCGGATTACCGATTACGGAGTTGTTAATGACAGCACTATTCTGCAAACAGCAAAGATACAAGCTGTTATCGACAAGGCTACACAAGAAGGAGGCGGTGTGATAGTTATTCCTCAAGGAACTTATTTAAGCAGTTCTCTCTTTTTCAAACCCAAAACACATCTGTACTTAGAAAAAGATGCTGTATTGAAAGGTAGTGACGATATAAGCAATTTCCCTATTGTTGAAACACGTATGGAGGGACAAACACTGCAATATTTCCCTGCTTTGGTAAATGCAGATCACGTTAATGGATTCACCATTTCGGGTGAAGGTACTCTTAACGGAAACGGTATGCGTTACTGGAAATCTTTCTGGAAACGCCGTGCTGTAAACAATAAATGTACCAATATGGACGAATTACGTCCTCGGTTACTTTACGTATCAAATAGCAACGACGTGCAGATTTCAGGTATTCATATTATTAATTCCCCTTTCTGGACTACACATTTTTATAAGTGTAATAACGTAAAGATGCTTAATCTATATATATTCTCGCCGGCTGCTCCAGTTAAAGCACCTAGCACAGATGGTATAGATATTGATGCTTGCAATAATTTCTTAGTAAAGAATTGCTTTATCTCTGCAAATGATGATGGTATAGCTCTTAAAGGTGGAAAAGGTACCTGGGCTGATCAAGACCCAAACAACGGCAGTAATACCAATATCATTATTGAAGATTGTACTTACGGATTTTGCCACAGTGCACTTACATGCGGAAGTGAATCTATACACAACCGGAATATAATTCTTCGTCGTTGCACAGTAGACAAAGCCAATCGTTTGTTATGGCTTAAGATGCGCCCAGACACTCCTCAAAAATACGAATATATCCTAGTGGAAGATATCAAAGGTAATGCTAACAGTTTTATTTTTATCAAACCATGGAATCAGTTCTTTGATCCAAAGAGCAGAAAAGATATGCCTCTCTCGTACTCAGACAACGTGACAATGAGAAATATAAATCTTGAATGTGAGGTATTCTTTAATGTAAAAGAGTCTGATAAATACAAGCTCACAAACTTCACTTTTGAGAATCTGAACATAAAGGCTAAAGATGGAAAGATTAATCTGAATGCCATGAATCCTTTTATTCTGAAGAATGTTGTTGTAAACAATGTGAAGATTAAAAACAATAAATAA
- a CDS encoding RagB/SusD family nutrient uptake outer membrane protein → MKRQYIYAFSCAVLIILSAACNKFLEETPRDKLPEEEAYKTLSDVYLNAVASLYTYIGGYSDSQGLQGTGRGVYDLNTFTTDEAIMPTRGGDWYDGGFWQGLFLHKWGTDNDAIQATWEYLYKVVNLCNKSLEEIDRFAETHSDAELPAYRAEVRAIRAMYYYYLMDLFGRVPLVLSSSTQMKDIIQKERKEVFDFVVKELQAAAPILAATRSNQPGDYYGRLTRPVICFLLAKLTLNAEIYTDNNWTDGIRQDGKSIYFEVDGKQLNAWQATAAYCDMITAVGYQLEPHYERNFAVFNESSNENIFTIPMNKTMYTNQMQYLFRSRHYNHGKAYGLGGENGSSATIEALNTFGYGTKTIDPRFDKCYFAGIVYDLKGNVVKLDNGTVLEYFPWKVLLDVSNTIYEKTAGARMKKYEVDVTATKDGKLMENDIVLFRYADVLLMKSEAKVRNGENGDTELNAVRYRVGAPAREATLDNLLTERLLELAWEGWRRQDLIRFGQFTRAYSSRPQLPNEENGYTIVFPIPAKIIGMNPLLIQNAGY, encoded by the coding sequence ATGAAACGCCAGTATATCTATGCTTTCTCATGTGCTGTTTTGATAATACTATCTGCTGCGTGCAACAAATTTCTGGAAGAGACCCCACGTGATAAACTGCCTGAAGAGGAAGCTTACAAAACGCTTTCTGATGTCTATCTCAATGCAGTAGCCTCGTTGTACACATATATAGGTGGATATAGCGACAGCCAGGGATTGCAGGGTACGGGGCGAGGTGTCTATGACCTGAATACATTTACAACAGACGAGGCTATTATGCCCACTCGAGGCGGCGACTGGTATGATGGTGGCTTCTGGCAAGGGTTGTTCCTGCATAAATGGGGAACGGACAATGACGCTATTCAGGCTACATGGGAGTATCTATATAAAGTGGTGAATCTTTGCAATAAATCTTTAGAGGAAATTGACCGTTTTGCAGAGACACATTCAGATGCTGAACTGCCGGCTTACAGGGCGGAAGTACGTGCTATACGTGCAATGTATTACTATTATCTGATGGACTTGTTTGGAAGGGTTCCGCTGGTGCTTTCCTCTTCAACACAGATGAAAGATATAATTCAGAAAGAACGGAAAGAAGTTTTCGATTTTGTAGTTAAAGAATTGCAGGCAGCCGCTCCTATATTAGCAGCAACACGAAGTAACCAACCCGGAGATTATTACGGACGCCTGACTCGTCCGGTTATCTGTTTTCTGCTTGCAAAACTTACTTTAAATGCAGAGATCTATACTGATAATAACTGGACTGACGGTATACGTCAGGATGGGAAATCGATTTACTTTGAGGTGGACGGTAAACAATTGAATGCGTGGCAAGCAACAGCAGCCTATTGTGATATGATTACTGCAGTGGGATACCAACTAGAACCACATTACGAGCGCAACTTTGCTGTATTTAATGAGTCCTCTAATGAGAATATATTTACTATTCCAATGAATAAAACAATGTATACTAATCAAATGCAGTATCTTTTCCGTTCTCGTCATTACAATCATGGAAAGGCCTATGGGCTGGGAGGCGAAAACGGCTCGAGTGCCACTATAGAGGCACTCAATACGTTTGGTTATGGTACAAAGACAATAGACCCTCGTTTTGATAAATGCTATTTTGCAGGAATTGTGTATGATCTGAAAGGAAACGTTGTAAAGTTGGATAACGGGACTGTATTGGAGTATTTCCCCTGGAAAGTACTTCTGGACGTTTCAAATACTATTTACGAGAAAACGGCGGGTGCGCGTATGAAGAAGTATGAAGTGGATGTTACGGCTACGAAAGACGGTAAATTGATGGAGAATGACATTGTTTTGTTTCGCTATGCGGATGTGTTGCTGATGAAGAGCGAAGCCAAAGTTCGTAACGGTGAAAATGGAGATACAGAACTAAATGCGGTTCGTTACCGTGTTGGTGCACCTGCCCGGGAGGCAACATTAGATAATCTGTTAACCGAAAGGCTACTTGAACTAGCCTGGGAAGGATGGAGACGGCAGGATTTAATACGTTTCGGACAATTTACCCGTGCATATAGTAGTCGCCCACAACTTCCGAACGAAGAGAATGGATACACAATCGTGTTCCCTATTCCTGCGAAAATAATAGGGATGAATCCGTTATTGATTCAGAATGCCGGGTATTGA
- a CDS encoding YiiX/YebB-like N1pC/P60 family cysteine hydrolase, whose protein sequence is MKKCYYIFSLLFIILSVSVFADDAQHNLQTSLEKVFKLHNGDLIFQNVDCGPMCDAINEVTQGYHGAKFSHVGIITIDKKQIYVIEAISKGVSITSLSKFLIRSLDNNGKPRIAIGRLNKKYQQLIPQAICEARKLVGKPYDDYFDISNDSYYCSELVYFAFLKANNNKPLFQLAPMTYKSPKTNKIFPVWDDYFKNLNIPVPEGKPGINPGGISRSGCLKVSFSFK, encoded by the coding sequence ATGAAAAAATGCTATTACATATTCTCATTGCTATTCATTATTTTAAGTGTCTCTGTATTTGCTGATGACGCTCAACATAATCTTCAAACTTCTTTAGAGAAAGTCTTTAAACTCCATAATGGTGATTTGATTTTTCAGAATGTAGATTGTGGTCCGATGTGCGATGCTATTAATGAAGTGACTCAAGGATATCACGGAGCAAAGTTTTCACATGTTGGAATTATCACTATAGATAAGAAACAGATTTATGTAATAGAAGCTATTTCGAAAGGAGTTTCAATTACTTCATTGTCAAAATTTCTGATTAGAAGTTTGGATAACAATGGTAAACCTCGTATTGCAATTGGAAGATTAAATAAAAAATATCAGCAATTAATACCGCAGGCAATTTGTGAAGCAAGGAAGCTTGTTGGTAAACCTTATGATGACTATTTTGATATAAGCAATGATTCTTATTACTGTTCAGAATTGGTTTACTTTGCTTTTTTGAAAGCAAATAATAATAAACCACTATTTCAGCTGGCTCCAATGACTTATAAGTCACCTAAAACAAATAAGATTTTTCCTGTATGGGATGATTATTTCAAGAACTTAAATATTCCCGTGCCCGAAGGCAAACCAGGTATTAATCCTGGTGGAATATCACGTTCGGGATGCCTTAAAGTATCTTTTTCTTTTAAGTAA
- a CDS encoding GGGtGRT protein encodes MALFESYERRIDKINATLNANGIKDIEEAKAICDAAGIDPYKMCEETQPICFENAKWAYVVGAAIAIKKGCSNAADAAEAIGIGLQSFCIPGSVAEDRKVGIGHGNLAARLLRNETKCFAFLAGHESFAAAEGAIKIAEMANKVRKERLRVILNGLGKDAAQIISRINGFTYVQTEFDYYTSELKVVMEKAYSNGPRAAVKCYGADDVREGVAIMHKEGVDVSITGNSTNPTRFQHPVAGTYKKECIEQGKSYFSVASGGGTGRTLHPDNMAAGPASYGMTDTMGRMHSDAQFAGSSSVPAHVEMMGFLGIGNNPMVGATVAVAVVVSQALTK; translated from the coding sequence ATGGCATTATTTGAAAGTTATGAACGTCGTATCGACAAGATCAATGCAACGCTAAACGCTAACGGTATCAAAGACATCGAAGAAGCAAAAGCTATCTGCGACGCAGCTGGTATCGATCCTTATAAAATGTGTGAAGAAACACAGCCAATCTGTTTTGAAAACGCTAAATGGGCTTACGTAGTAGGTGCAGCTATCGCTATCAAAAAAGGTTGTTCAAATGCAGCTGACGCTGCCGAAGCTATCGGTATCGGTCTGCAATCATTCTGTATCCCAGGTTCAGTAGCTGAAGACCGTAAGGTTGGTATCGGCCATGGTAACCTTGCTGCACGTTTGCTTCGTAACGAAACAAAATGTTTCGCATTCCTTGCAGGACACGAATCATTCGCAGCTGCTGAAGGTGCAATCAAAATTGCAGAAATGGCAAACAAAGTACGTAAAGAACGTCTTCGTGTTATCTTGAACGGTCTTGGAAAAGATGCTGCTCAGATCATTTCACGTATTAACGGATTTACTTACGTTCAAACTGAATTCGATTACTATACAAGCGAATTGAAAGTTGTTATGGAAAAAGCATACTCAAACGGTCCTCGCGCAGCAGTTAAGTGCTACGGTGCAGATGATGTTCGTGAAGGTGTAGCTATCATGCACAAAGAAGGAGTTGACGTATCTATTACAGGTAACTCAACAAACCCAACTCGTTTCCAACATCCAGTTGCAGGTACATACAAAAAAGAATGTATCGAACAAGGTAAGAGCTATTTCTCTGTTGCATCAGGTGGTGGTACAGGTCGTACTCTTCACCCAGACAACATGGCTGCTGGTCCTGCTTCTTATGGTATGACAGATACTATGGGACGTATGCACTCAGACGCTCAGTTCGCTGGTTCTTCATCAGTTCCTGCTCACGTAGAAATGATGGGATTCTTAGGAATTGGTAACAACCCAATGGTAGGTGCTACTGTTGCTGTTGCAGTTGTTGTTTCTCAAGCTTTGACTAAGTAA
- a CDS encoding SusC/RagA family TonB-linked outer membrane protein, with translation MAQYKKVYFLCLSLLVVCPGISMAQKPNIPLIDSLITVGYATGKLRNVSGSVEKITEIQMNREQITTPLDAIRGRVPGLTIQRGTNSPAALDAVRLRGTTSLSSGNDPLIIVDGVFGDLSMLASIYPTDIESFTILKDASETAQYGSRGASGVIEVTTKKGISDKTRVSYNSSFGIASVYKNLKMLSADEFRNVALDRNISILDKGYNTDFEKEIEQTGLQQNHNVAFYGGTQASSYRVSVGLMNRQGVILNEDMKILTSNMNMAQEIFDGFVKCDLGMFGSVQKNRNLFDYQKTFYSAATFNPTFPNHKNPETGSWDMITNASQITNPLAWMEVKDNDAISHISAHARLTFHLSDNWKLAMFGAYTNNIVENSQYLPTSVWAHGQAYKGIRKMESLLGNMMLTYKKSWKKNFFDVLALAELQKETYTGFYTTVTNFSTDKLGYDNLQAGAIRLWEGTNSYYEEPRLASFLGRFNYTFADCYIFTVNTRADASSKFGHNHKWGFFPSFSAAWVVSEEKFMKHLPIVNNLKFRIGYGLAGNQSGIDSYTTLNLVKPNGIIPVGSSSQASLGVIRNTNPDLKWETKLTFNMGIDVALFDNRLLFTSNYYTSKTKDMLYLYNVSVPPFTYNTLLANIGSIRNSGMEIAIGITPLKAKDMELNINANITFQQNKLLSLSGYYNGESISGPKYKSLASLNGAGFHGGYNNIVYQVVGQPLGVFYLPHSKGLMAGSNGGSVYDITDLNGGGVSLEDGEDRYVAGQAVPKALLGSNISLRYKRWDISIQINGAFGHKIYNGTSLTYMNMNIFPDYSVMKEAPQRNIKDQTATDYWLERGDYVNFDYVTVGWNVPVQKVKKYIQSLRLAFTVNNLATITGYSGLTPMINSSTVNNTLGLDDKRGYPLARTYTLGLNINF, from the coding sequence ATGGCACAATACAAAAAAGTGTATTTTTTATGCCTCAGCCTTCTGGTTGTTTGTCCGGGTATATCAATGGCACAGAAACCTAATATTCCTCTGATTGATTCATTGATTACTGTGGGGTATGCTACTGGGAAACTAAGGAATGTTTCGGGTTCTGTAGAGAAAATTACTGAAATACAGATGAATAGGGAACAAATAACAACCCCTCTGGATGCTATACGTGGACGAGTTCCCGGATTAACTATTCAGCGCGGAACAAATAGCCCGGCAGCTCTGGATGCTGTACGTTTACGTGGTACTACCTCGTTAAGCAGTGGCAACGATCCGCTGATTATTGTAGATGGCGTTTTTGGTGATTTAAGTATGCTTGCTTCTATTTACCCTACTGATATAGAAAGTTTTACTATTTTGAAAGATGCCTCCGAAACAGCGCAGTATGGTTCGCGCGGTGCCTCAGGAGTAATCGAAGTAACGACAAAGAAAGGGATTAGTGACAAAACAAGAGTGAGCTATAATAGCAGTTTTGGCATTGCTTCTGTTTATAAGAATCTGAAAATGCTTTCTGCCGATGAATTCCGGAATGTGGCGCTTGATCGAAATATTTCTATTCTGGATAAAGGTTACAATACTGATTTTGAGAAAGAAATAGAGCAAACCGGACTGCAGCAAAATCATAATGTTGCTTTCTATGGAGGAACTCAGGCTTCCAGTTATCGCGTTTCTGTGGGACTTATGAATCGTCAGGGGGTGATCTTGAATGAAGATATGAAGATTCTGACTTCCAATATGAACATGGCGCAGGAAATCTTCGACGGTTTTGTGAAATGCGATTTGGGAATGTTTGGTTCTGTTCAGAAGAATCGGAATCTGTTCGATTATCAAAAAACATTCTATTCGGCAGCTACTTTCAATCCAACTTTCCCCAATCATAAGAATCCGGAAACAGGCTCCTGGGACATGATCACGAATGCCAGCCAGATTACTAACCCATTGGCCTGGATGGAGGTGAAAGATAATGATGCAATTTCGCATATTAGTGCTCATGCCCGCCTGACGTTCCACCTGTCCGACAACTGGAAACTGGCAATGTTTGGCGCATACACTAATAATATTGTGGAGAATTCACAATATCTTCCCACCTCCGTTTGGGCACATGGGCAGGCTTATAAAGGTATACGGAAGATGGAATCATTGCTCGGAAACATGATGCTGACCTACAAAAAAAGCTGGAAGAAAAATTTCTTTGATGTGTTGGCACTGGCTGAATTGCAGAAAGAAACATACACCGGTTTCTATACCACAGTGACGAATTTCAGCACGGATAAATTGGGGTATGACAACTTGCAGGCAGGAGCAATCCGTTTGTGGGAAGGAACAAATTCCTATTATGAAGAACCTCGGCTGGCTTCATTTTTGGGACGTTTTAATTATACATTTGCTGACTGTTATATCTTTACTGTCAATACCCGTGCGGATGCCTCTTCCAAGTTTGGACACAATCACAAATGGGGATTTTTCCCTTCTTTTTCCGCTGCCTGGGTGGTGAGTGAAGAAAAGTTTATGAAGCATCTGCCCATCGTGAATAACTTAAAGTTCCGTATTGGATACGGTTTGGCGGGAAATCAGAGTGGAATTGATTCGTACACAACGCTAAACCTGGTAAAACCAAACGGAATTATTCCCGTGGGTTCTTCTTCACAGGCATCATTGGGTGTTATAAGGAATACCAATCCAGACCTGAAATGGGAGACAAAATTAACTTTCAATATGGGAATTGACGTTGCTTTGTTTGATAACCGCTTGTTGTTTACTTCAAATTATTATACATCGAAGACGAAGGATATGCTTTATCTTTATAATGTGAGTGTACCCCCCTTTACATACAATACATTATTGGCAAATATTGGTTCAATACGGAATAGCGGTATGGAAATTGCAATTGGAATAACACCTTTGAAAGCCAAAGATATGGAACTGAATATCAATGCAAATATTACTTTCCAGCAAAATAAATTGTTGTCATTGAGTGGATATTACAACGGAGAATCCATTTCCGGCCCCAAGTATAAGAGTTTGGCAAGCCTTAACGGTGCCGGATTTCATGGAGGATATAATAACATTGTATATCAGGTGGTGGGACAACCGTTGGGAGTGTTCTACTTACCACATTCCAAAGGACTGATGGCTGGCTCCAACGGCGGATCAGTATATGATATTACAGACCTGAACGGAGGGGGTGTCAGTTTGGAAGACGGAGAAGATCGTTATGTAGCAGGACAAGCGGTACCCAAAGCTTTGCTGGGATCTAACATAAGTTTACGCTACAAGCGCTGGGATATCTCGATACAGATCAACGGAGCTTTTGGGCATAAAATCTATAACGGCACTTCACTGACTTATATGAATATGAATATTTTCCCGGATTATAGTGTTATGAAAGAAGCACCGCAACGCAACATTAAAGACCAGACGGCAACAGATTACTGGCTGGAACGGGGCGACTATGTTAATTTTGATTATGTGACAGTTGGCTGGAACGTGCCTGTACAGAAAGTAAAGAAGTATATCCAGTCGCTCCGCTTGGCGTTTACTGTCAATAACCTGGCAACGATTACCGGATATTCGGGACTTACGCCCATGATTAACAGTTCTACAGTAAATAATACGCTTGGCCTGGACGACAAGCGTGGATATCCGCTGGCACGAACTTATACGTTGGGATTGAATATTAATTTTTAA